The proteins below are encoded in one region of Alistipes communis:
- a CDS encoding B12-binding domain-containing radical SAM protein produces MENEGQQTKKQVILGWAPPANVYMPSPAMSVLKAYLQNFGYNVCIEYWNLYLRKLQNEFMWSDGTLADEGAEHLLLYYNYLAIKHKDTCAYNRLKVLLKAIKPQYINMSPNFWDEHMHQYAQKFEDLLNEIIDKYDFDNILYFGLEVNLYQWVCSSIIAEKIKEKNPSAIIVVGGIGTKEAAIAYLQNFAQFDIAMWGEGEIPLLHLTEKISEDKTDELSSIGNIAYRVNGEILTSRIPNMEFADLSSKALRPDYSDFFDKMDCYGVPKQYALLSFENSRSCHWKKCHFCYLNMGYKFRKKDIAVTLDEIADSVKKYGIYRIQFLDNDLIDNDFARFDAFLDGLMEIREQYPRLSIDLGEIISHGVNARIVKKMALAGFNHVQIGYESPSDNLLRKIDKKNTFSSNLLFIKFAYKYRIHVNGANVLRGLIEETEDDIIESIDNLHFLRFFYAENFFKHNISQLAVIKSSPYYNKIKDELPYRWAENPMAMLLPRNYLQDETKIILLEHLKLSQNLLWDKFIEIEHYYKSQHYSYLFVVYDDKAVYKEYCNGTLINELEFDTHSTEWNVLQKANEEVISLVELAKECHIEEKSLIPIIDGLFAERLIFHNRDYSEIVSVVDISTSK; encoded by the coding sequence ATGGAGAATGAAGGACAGCAAACTAAAAAGCAAGTCATTTTAGGATGGGCGCCTCCCGCAAATGTTTATATGCCTTCGCCGGCTATGTCGGTGTTAAAAGCCTATCTCCAAAATTTCGGATACAACGTCTGCATCGAATATTGGAACCTTTATTTGCGGAAGCTCCAGAACGAATTTATGTGGAGTGACGGTACTTTGGCAGATGAAGGAGCCGAACATCTGTTGCTGTACTACAATTATTTGGCGATCAAACATAAAGACACTTGTGCATATAATCGACTGAAAGTTTTGCTGAAGGCTATCAAACCTCAGTATATCAATATGTCTCCTAATTTTTGGGATGAACATATGCATCAATATGCTCAAAAGTTCGAAGATCTGTTGAATGAAATCATAGATAAATACGATTTCGACAATATTCTGTATTTCGGGCTGGAGGTAAATTTGTATCAATGGGTTTGTTCGAGTATTATCGCAGAAAAAATCAAAGAGAAAAATCCATCTGCAATAATCGTTGTCGGAGGCATCGGCACCAAAGAAGCGGCGATTGCCTATTTGCAAAATTTCGCACAATTCGATATCGCTATGTGGGGCGAAGGCGAGATTCCGCTGCTTCATTTGACTGAGAAAATTTCCGAGGATAAAACGGATGAATTATCCTCGATCGGCAACATCGCGTACAGAGTAAATGGCGAAATTCTGACATCCCGAATACCTAATATGGAGTTCGCCGATTTATCGTCTAAAGCCCTCCGACCGGATTATTCCGATTTTTTCGATAAGATGGACTGCTATGGTGTTCCCAAGCAATATGCATTGTTATCTTTTGAAAACAGTAGAAGCTGCCATTGGAAGAAATGTCATTTCTGCTACTTAAACATGGGTTATAAATTCCGGAAAAAAGATATAGCCGTCACATTGGATGAAATCGCCGATTCGGTTAAGAAGTACGGAATCTACAGAATTCAGTTTTTGGATAATGATCTTATCGACAATGACTTTGCTCGCTTCGACGCTTTCCTTGACGGACTGATGGAAATCAGAGAGCAGTATCCTCGATTATCCATCGATTTAGGTGAAATCATATCGCACGGAGTCAATGCACGGATTGTAAAGAAGATGGCTTTGGCTGGATTCAATCATGTGCAAATCGGATATGAATCTCCTTCAGACAATCTTTTACGAAAGATCGACAAGAAAAATACATTTTCCAGTAATCTCTTATTCATCAAGTTCGCTTATAAGTACAGAATTCATGTAAACGGAGCGAACGTTTTACGGGGCTTGATAGAAGAAACGGAAGACGATATAATCGAGAGTATTGACAATCTGCATTTTTTAAGGTTCTTTTATGCCGAAAACTTTTTCAAGCATAACATATCTCAATTAGCTGTAATCAAGTCCAGTCCATATTATAACAAGATAAAGGACGAATTGCCATACCGATGGGCCGAAAATCCGATGGCTATGCTTCTGCCACGAAATTACTTGCAGGACGAGACTAAGATCATCCTTCTCGAACATCTGAAATTATCTCAGAATCTATTGTGGGACAAATTTATAGAAATCGAACATTATTATAAAAGCCAGCATTATTCCTACCTTTTCGTTGTCTACGATGATAAGGCTGTATACAAAGAATACTGCAATGGAACACTGATAAATGAGTTGGAATTCGATACGCATTCTACGGAGTGGAACGTATTGCAAAAAGCCAATGAGGAAGTCATCTCTCTCGTTGAATTGGCCAAAGAATGTCATATCGAGGAAAAGAGTCTCATTCCCATTATAGATGGGTTGTTTGCGGAAAGGCTGATTTTCCATAACCGCGATTATTCGGAGATTGTTTCCGTCGTCGATATATCCACCTCAAAATGA
- a CDS encoding TolC family protein: MKRTYIVPLGLLLFFGTSGFAQERRWTLEECITHAYEHNIEIKTEELTAAEKRIALSESKWNYAPDLSASTGVSFSTGRVLDETTYEFVENETVAGNNASLGANILLFGGLKNYYNLKRAQLDLRSSLLAVEKMRNDVRMNVTAYYLEILCAEETIRDAEQVVAELRIQEEKTAKKVEARKVTTADLLQIRSQLADAENDVLTARNTYDIARLNLCQLLEIDDYTTFRTVAPDVGELTRYDIADSPAEVLDAARGLPELEAARVGIDLARRNLQIARTAYWPTLSLSVGYGSSYSDVRQKMFRNPDGTYRYDAYPFFEQYKDNASSYVSLSLNIPIFGKFTTRKNVQRQKLAIRQAEYALRTTEKQVEKEVTQALIDARTAWERYRGAQRYVASAEEAARQIARKYDLGAATVTDYNTAVSTQVKARSQLLQTKYEYLFKIKTLTYYTNYYYGE; encoded by the coding sequence ATGAAACGAACGTACATCGTACCGCTCGGACTGCTGCTGTTCTTCGGCACCTCCGGCTTCGCACAGGAGCGGCGCTGGACGCTGGAAGAGTGCATCACTCATGCCTACGAGCACAACATCGAAATCAAAACAGAGGAACTCACGGCCGCGGAAAAACGCATTGCGTTGTCCGAATCGAAATGGAACTATGCTCCCGATCTCTCCGCCTCGACCGGCGTATCGTTCTCGACAGGGCGCGTGCTCGACGAGACGACCTATGAGTTCGTGGAGAACGAGACCGTGGCGGGCAACAACGCCTCGCTCGGGGCGAATATCCTGCTCTTCGGAGGGCTGAAGAACTACTACAACCTCAAACGCGCGCAGCTCGATCTGCGGTCGTCGCTGCTCGCCGTGGAGAAGATGCGCAACGACGTGCGGATGAACGTTACGGCCTATTATCTGGAGATCCTGTGTGCCGAGGAGACGATCCGCGACGCCGAACAGGTCGTGGCGGAACTGAGGATACAGGAAGAGAAGACGGCGAAGAAGGTCGAGGCACGCAAGGTTACGACGGCCGATTTGCTGCAAATCCGATCGCAATTAGCCGATGCGGAGAACGACGTGCTGACGGCACGGAACACCTACGACATCGCGCGGCTGAACCTCTGCCAGCTGCTCGAAATCGACGACTATACGACCTTCCGGACCGTTGCGCCCGATGTCGGGGAGCTGACTCGTTACGACATCGCGGACAGCCCGGCAGAAGTGCTCGACGCCGCCCGGGGATTGCCCGAGCTGGAGGCGGCACGCGTGGGGATCGATCTGGCCCGCCGCAACCTGCAAATCGCACGCACGGCCTATTGGCCGACGCTCTCGCTCTCGGTCGGGTACGGGTCGAGCTATTCCGATGTACGGCAGAAGATGTTCCGGAATCCCGACGGCACCTATCGCTACGACGCCTATCCGTTTTTCGAACAATACAAGGACAATGCGAGCAGCTATGTGTCGCTGTCGCTCAATATTCCGATTTTCGGCAAATTCACGACCCGCAAGAACGTGCAGCGGCAGAAACTCGCCATACGGCAGGCCGAATACGCCCTGCGTACCACCGAAAAACAGGTGGAGAAGGAGGTTACGCAGGCGCTCATCGACGCCCGAACGGCGTGGGAGCGATACCGCGGAGCGCAGCGGTACGTCGCCTCGGCCGAGGAGGCCGCCCGGCAGATCGCCCGCAAGTACGACCTCGGTGCCGCGACCGTAACAGATTATAATACCGCCGTCAGTACGCAGGTCAAGGCTCGATCGCAACTCCTGCAGACGAAATACGAATATCTATTCAAGATAAAGACTTTAACCTATTATACGAACTACTACTATGGAGAATGA
- a CDS encoding HlyD family secretion protein, with protein sequence MPVRHDTFYSDEAQAILGRAPSWVVRWGITVVFLIFAGIVIGCYFIKYPDTIEAPAVITTVNPPSDLVARYDGLIDTLCVKDKELVERGELIAVLHNAAERRDVERLSEHLLAADTLAPAALAASPWLDGEYALGELQSAFAEFQSRCHDYRHYLATDNIARKKELLREQIAKNREYYAKLERQRSLLLQDLDYGRRTLERDSLLLAEAVISAADYETTAQNYLSKQNTKAGFDATLTSTELQIIQSEQQLVELTLQQENETAEYERTLEQSRQQLAAQIAQWRQQYVLEAPVAGRVTLVNYWSGNQHVAVGDKLASIVPDGATEVIGRLQVPSAGFGKVKVGQGVNVKLNGYPYMEFGVLRGRIRSLSAVPEQIQTQSGTTIAYTAEVVFPDGMTTSYKRELPMIQRMDGTAEIVTEDMRLIERFIQPVVSLFKNR encoded by the coding sequence ATGCCTGTCAGACACGATACTTTTTACAGCGACGAGGCCCAAGCTATCCTGGGGCGTGCGCCGTCATGGGTGGTGCGCTGGGGAATCACGGTCGTGTTTTTGATTTTTGCAGGAATCGTCATCGGCTGCTATTTTATCAAGTACCCCGATACGATCGAGGCTCCGGCGGTCATCACGACCGTCAATCCTCCCTCCGATCTGGTGGCGCGTTACGACGGGCTGATCGACACGCTCTGCGTAAAGGACAAAGAGCTCGTCGAACGGGGAGAGCTCATCGCCGTGCTGCACAATGCCGCGGAGCGACGGGACGTGGAGCGCCTCTCGGAGCATCTTCTCGCCGCCGATACGCTCGCGCCCGCCGCCCTCGCAGCCAGTCCGTGGCTCGACGGAGAATATGCGCTCGGGGAGCTGCAATCCGCCTTCGCCGAGTTTCAAAGCCGCTGCCACGACTACCGCCACTACCTTGCGACGGACAATATCGCCCGCAAAAAAGAGCTTCTGCGCGAACAGATCGCCAAGAACCGTGAGTATTACGCCAAACTCGAACGGCAACGTTCGCTGCTGTTGCAGGATCTCGACTACGGCCGCCGCACGCTGGAGCGGGATTCGCTGCTTCTGGCCGAAGCCGTGATCTCCGCCGCCGACTACGAAACCACGGCCCAGAACTACCTCTCGAAGCAGAACACGAAGGCAGGGTTCGACGCCACACTCACCTCGACCGAGCTGCAAATCATCCAGTCGGAGCAGCAGCTCGTGGAACTGACGCTCCAACAGGAAAACGAAACGGCGGAATACGAGCGGACGCTGGAGCAGAGCCGCCAGCAGCTCGCGGCCCAGATCGCCCAATGGCGGCAGCAGTATGTGCTGGAGGCCCCGGTCGCCGGCCGCGTAACGCTCGTGAACTATTGGAGCGGGAATCAGCATGTCGCCGTCGGCGACAAACTGGCGAGCATCGTTCCGGACGGTGCGACGGAGGTCATCGGGCGCCTGCAGGTTCCCTCGGCGGGCTTCGGCAAAGTGAAGGTCGGCCAAGGGGTGAACGTGAAGCTCAACGGCTATCCCTACATGGAGTTCGGCGTGCTGCGGGGCCGGATACGTTCGCTGTCGGCCGTGCCGGAACAGATACAGACCCAGAGCGGTACGACCATCGCCTACACCGCCGAGGTCGTCTTCCCCGACGGAATGACAACTTCGTACAAGCGCGAGCTGCCGATGATTCAGCGGATGGACGGCACGGCCGAGATCGTAACCGAGGACATGCGGCTGATCGAACGCTTCATCCAGCCCGTCGTGTCGCTTTTCAAAAACCGATGA
- a CDS encoding peptidase domain-containing ABC transporter — translation MVFPSFTQLDAMDCGPTSLRIVAQYYGRHYSLQNLRERCHITREGVSLLGISDAAESIGFRTTGVKMTWEQLREKATLPCIVHWNQQHFVVVYKIVKIHNDWEIHISDPAAGLLKYREAQFLKSWIQSGRKSFNISVDSASASSAASRYGIALLLEPTPQFYKEKGDEDKRLKLGYLLQYLRPYKSYLVQLALAMLTASVLSLILPFLTQSVVDKGIGTGNLSFVVMMLIAQVVLVLGQLANNLIRSWLMLHMTTRISISLISDFLAKLMRLPIAFFDSKMVGDIMQRIGDYDRIQSFLTGSLLSMAMAVVSFVIYGAVMGGYDPTILGIFLLGSALYIGWILLFMKRRRKLDYMRFQEAAANQSNIVQLINGMQEIKLNDCEKQKRWEWERIQARLFQVSIKGLVLGQTQEVGGTFIDQTKNVVISFLAASAVIEGDMTLGMMVALQYIIGQLNAPLSQFIQFVQATQDAKISLERLSEIQEKDDEEPADEERIRMIPDHADIEFRGVTFQYDGPHSAKALDDVSVTIPADKVTAIVGASGSGKTTMLKLMLGFYTPTSGEVLLHDRRIAQYSPSCWRRACGTVMQEGYIFSDTIAGNIGVSDERPDMERVRRATRIANIDTFIDELPLGYNTKIGTDGHGLSVGQKQRLLIARAAYKDAKYLFFDEATNSLDANNERTIMERLDRLFENKTVVVVAHRLSTVRNADKIVVLDHGRIVEQGTHDELTAKRGYYYELVRNQLELGN, via the coding sequence ATGGTCTTCCCCTCTTTTACCCAGCTCGATGCGATGGACTGCGGGCCGACGTCGCTGCGGATCGTGGCGCAGTACTACGGGCGGCACTACTCGCTTCAAAATCTGCGCGAGCGGTGCCACATTACGCGCGAAGGGGTATCACTTTTGGGTATCAGCGACGCCGCGGAGTCGATCGGCTTTCGTACTACGGGGGTGAAGATGACCTGGGAGCAATTGCGGGAGAAGGCAACACTACCTTGTATCGTACATTGGAACCAACAACATTTCGTGGTCGTTTATAAAATCGTCAAAATCCATAATGATTGGGAGATTCATATTTCCGATCCAGCCGCAGGGTTATTGAAATACAGAGAAGCCCAATTTCTGAAATCGTGGATACAAAGCGGTCGTAAATCATTCAACATATCGGTCGATTCAGCTTCGGCGTCTTCCGCTGCATCCCGATATGGCATCGCCCTGTTGCTGGAGCCTACGCCCCAATTCTACAAGGAGAAGGGCGACGAGGACAAGCGGCTGAAACTGGGTTATCTGCTGCAATATCTGCGCCCGTACAAGAGCTATCTAGTGCAACTGGCCTTAGCGATGCTCACGGCCAGCGTGCTGAGCCTGATCCTGCCGTTCCTCACGCAGTCGGTCGTGGACAAGGGCATCGGTACGGGCAATCTCTCGTTCGTGGTGATGATGCTCATCGCCCAAGTGGTGCTGGTACTGGGCCAGCTGGCCAACAACCTCATCCGCTCGTGGCTGATGCTGCACATGACCACCCGGATCAGCATTTCACTCATCTCGGACTTTTTGGCCAAGCTCATGCGTCTTCCGATCGCCTTCTTCGATTCGAAGATGGTGGGCGACATCATGCAGCGCATCGGCGACTACGACCGCATTCAGTCGTTCCTCACGGGCTCGCTGCTGAGCATGGCGATGGCCGTCGTGTCGTTCGTCATCTACGGAGCCGTGATGGGCGGCTACGACCCGACGATTCTCGGCATCTTCCTGTTGGGCAGTGCACTCTACATCGGCTGGATCCTGCTCTTCATGAAGCGTCGCCGCAAGCTGGACTACATGCGCTTCCAAGAGGCGGCAGCCAACCAGAGCAACATCGTGCAGCTCATCAACGGTATGCAGGAGATCAAGCTCAACGACTGCGAAAAACAGAAACGCTGGGAATGGGAGCGCATTCAGGCGCGGCTGTTCCAAGTCTCCATCAAAGGGCTCGTGCTGGGGCAGACGCAGGAGGTGGGCGGCACGTTCATCGACCAGACCAAGAACGTCGTCATCTCGTTTCTGGCCGCCTCGGCCGTCATCGAGGGCGATATGACCCTCGGCATGATGGTCGCCCTGCAATACATCATCGGTCAGCTCAACGCACCGCTGTCGCAGTTCATCCAATTCGTGCAGGCGACGCAGGATGCGAAAATCTCGCTCGAACGCCTCTCGGAAATTCAGGAGAAAGACGACGAGGAGCCGGCCGACGAAGAGCGCATCCGCATGATTCCCGACCATGCCGACATCGAATTCCGGGGCGTAACGTTCCAATACGACGGCCCGCACTCGGCCAAAGCGCTCGACGACGTGTCGGTAACGATTCCGGCGGACAAGGTTACGGCCATCGTCGGGGCGAGCGGCTCGGGCAAGACCACGATGCTCAAGCTGATGCTGGGCTTCTACACGCCGACCTCGGGCGAAGTGCTGCTCCACGACCGCCGCATCGCGCAGTACAGCCCGTCGTGCTGGCGCCGGGCATGCGGTACGGTCATGCAGGAGGGATACATCTTTTCGGATACCATAGCCGGTAATATCGGCGTCTCGGACGAACGGCCCGACATGGAGCGGGTGCGCCGTGCGACGCGCATCGCCAACATCGACACCTTCATCGACGAACTGCCCTTGGGCTACAACACGAAGATCGGTACCGACGGCCACGGACTGAGCGTCGGGCAGAAACAGAGGCTTCTGATCGCGCGGGCCGCCTACAAGGATGCGAAGTACCTCTTCTTCGACGAGGCGACCAACTCTTTGGACGCGAACAACGAACGCACGATCATGGAGCGCCTCGACCGGCTCTTCGAGAACAAGACGGTCGTGGTGGTGGCGCACCGCCTCTCGACGGTCCGCAATGCCGACAAGATCGTCGTGCTGGACCATGGACGCATCGTCGAGCAGGGCACGCACGACGAACTGACGGCCAAACGGGGATATTATTACGAACTGGTGAGAAATCAGTTGGAACTGGGAAATTAA
- a CDS encoding radical SAM/SPASM domain-containing protein, whose product MTDLKWSRFNFLVETEKHRKYLYNSYSNSLIALDDSLYESLLSLSRDNGTSVLSAFSEEEIEYLKKIYALVGDDDALVDILHHQSMSRLYSKKTLVLTIAPTQSCNFACTYCFEKWRQSGALSNRTEDAIINYIKHLKQEDGLESVNLTWYGGEPLLQYKRVISLARRIDVLGLKINENLLITNGYFFTPEVVEKLVEAKISEIQITLDGFRDTHDIRRPLVNGKGTFDTIIKNLDDYYNGRFRDAFAIAIRVNIDNRNYESFMEIYQWLNDRYKSKKLIVYPGIVVLDETDCNASTCLSRNAVTDIFLDLFTKYGVVTEELYPDDVNMECMTRSPYSMLIGSQGEIYKCYEDLGNKELTVGNINDPEIWHNYELIAKYAVGIDHYNDPKCRKCSYLPICRGGCPIRRFENVYKGKHNDCCTPFKGRIKDYIELYSKILND is encoded by the coding sequence ATGACCGATCTGAAATGGTCTCGTTTCAATTTTTTGGTCGAGACGGAAAAACATCGAAAATATTTATACAACAGCTACTCCAATAGCTTAATCGCATTGGACGACTCGTTGTACGAGAGCCTCCTGTCTTTATCTCGGGATAATGGAACGTCAGTTTTGTCGGCATTTTCCGAAGAGGAAATAGAATATCTGAAAAAAATATATGCGCTGGTCGGAGACGACGATGCCTTGGTAGACATTCTTCATCATCAAAGCATGTCTCGGTTGTATTCGAAAAAGACCCTGGTCCTGACCATCGCACCTACTCAAAGTTGCAATTTTGCTTGTACGTATTGTTTCGAGAAATGGCGTCAGTCGGGTGCGCTTTCGAATCGGACCGAAGATGCGATCATAAACTATATCAAGCATCTAAAGCAGGAGGATGGCCTTGAATCAGTCAATCTTACATGGTATGGCGGGGAGCCGTTATTGCAATATAAAAGGGTTATCTCATTAGCCCGAAGAATTGATGTGCTGGGGCTGAAAATCAATGAAAATCTGCTGATAACCAATGGATATTTCTTCACACCGGAAGTTGTCGAAAAACTGGTCGAAGCTAAAATCTCGGAAATCCAGATAACTCTCGATGGGTTCAGGGACACTCACGATATTCGGCGACCTTTGGTCAATGGAAAAGGAACATTCGATACGATTATCAAAAATTTGGATGATTATTATAACGGTCGTTTCAGGGATGCATTCGCCATCGCTATTCGGGTAAATATCGACAATCGGAATTATGAAAGCTTTATGGAAATATACCAATGGCTGAACGATAGGTATAAATCTAAAAAGCTAATCGTATACCCCGGAATCGTGGTTCTGGATGAAACCGATTGCAACGCCTCGACATGCTTGAGTCGAAATGCCGTAACGGATATTTTCCTCGATTTATTTACCAAATACGGAGTCGTCACGGAGGAATTATATCCCGATGATGTGAATATGGAATGCATGACCCGCAGCCCGTATAGCATGCTTATCGGCAGTCAGGGCGAAATTTACAAATGTTACGAGGACCTCGGGAATAAAGAGCTGACCGTAGGGAACATCAATGACCCGGAAATATGGCACAATTACGAATTAATCGCGAAATATGCCGTAGGGATTGACCATTATAACGATCCGAAATGCCGTAAGTGCAGTTATTTGCCTATATGCCGAGGCGGTTGTCCCATTCGTCGTTTCGAGAATGTATATAAGGGGAAACATAACGATTGTTGCACGCCGTTCAAAGGCCGCATAAAAGACTATATTGAACTATACTCGAAAATTCTTAATGACTAA
- a CDS encoding S41 family peptidase, which translates to MKNRMSRLQLLFCILTFIAILPCAAQDTKSYAHTLELRNSRMVPVENRAIEIYDVVTPRTEIGQRLFKIHEHPAFDSLLTPEAEQRILSEINLRCNKLDKDTLLTSDLIWVYRPYFDWLFNEDPHCRIEPMIPAKDVRETKRLKVPEFDVLCINDTLIVNQSLDPDYQTGDRILSVNDIPVSTFLEYTYPDRYDTPANIMRHYYFSNVVDTFRIKLERGGCIINTSTAGDTQSRVVLKLKQQQALKVQTFPDAKSACITIPSFYPNNSWLIKKLHNQIKKFKAIGITNVILDLRMNPGGNGDRFDELLSIFINRPSVKYLRKAKVKCSQKTIDLYDFLTEEMLGQTVELPDNEIVREFPLQSEMYIDGMRYYVLMSRDTGSIAASFCNILQFNDAASLVGEPLLHNALKYGETVQGKTLLPTLLKQTGISIVEYDEYTRAVDGVLMPDIAIPYIAQDYLSGGDAMLDKLLEIIESNPIN; encoded by the coding sequence ATGAAAAACCGCATGTCCCGCCTCCAATTATTGTTTTGTATCCTTACATTTATAGCAATTTTACCATGTGCTGCACAGGATACTAAATCATACGCACACACTCTGGAACTGCGTAACAGCCGCATGGTTCCTGTCGAGAATCGCGCCATCGAAATTTACGACGTCGTTACTCCCAGAACCGAAATCGGACAGAGATTGTTCAAAATACACGAGCATCCGGCTTTCGATTCCCTGTTGACCCCCGAAGCGGAGCAGCGCATCCTTTCGGAGATCAATCTGCGCTGTAATAAGCTCGACAAGGATACGCTCCTGACATCCGATCTGATTTGGGTGTATCGCCCTTACTTCGATTGGCTCTTCAACGAAGATCCCCACTGTCGAATTGAGCCCATGATTCCGGCCAAAGACGTGCGAGAGACCAAACGCCTCAAGGTTCCGGAATTCGACGTTTTATGCATCAATGACACGCTGATTGTCAACCAATCTCTCGACCCGGATTATCAAACAGGCGATCGAATCCTATCTGTCAACGATATTCCGGTATCTACCTTTTTGGAATATACCTACCCCGACCGCTACGATACTCCAGCCAATATCATGCGCCATTATTATTTCAGCAATGTCGTTGATACATTCCGGATTAAACTGGAACGCGGCGGGTGCATAATCAACACAAGTACAGCCGGTGACACCCAAAGCCGTGTAGTGCTGAAATTGAAGCAACAGCAAGCACTAAAGGTACAAACGTTCCCCGATGCCAAGAGTGCTTGTATTACCATTCCCTCTTTTTACCCTAACAATAGTTGGCTCATCAAAAAACTACATAACCAAATTAAAAAGTTTAAGGCCATCGGCATTACCAACGTCATTCTCGACTTGAGAATGAATCCCGGAGGAAACGGAGATCGATTCGACGAACTACTCTCCATTTTCATCAACCGGCCATCGGTGAAATACCTTCGAAAAGCCAAAGTCAAATGTTCGCAGAAGACGATAGATCTGTATGATTTTCTTACAGAAGAGATGCTTGGACAGACTGTTGAACTGCCTGACAACGAGATTGTACGTGAATTTCCGTTACAATCCGAGATGTATATTGACGGAATGCGATATTACGTGTTGATGAGTCGAGATACAGGCTCGATAGCAGCTTCGTTTTGCAATATTCTTCAATTCAATGACGCAGCATCGCTCGTAGGAGAACCTCTTTTGCACAATGCCCTGAAATACGGAGAAACAGTGCAGGGCAAAACATTATTGCCCACGTTACTCAAACAGACAGGTATTTCAATCGTCGAATACGATGAATACACCCGTGCTGTCGACGGGGTGCTGATGCCTGATATCGCCATTCCATACATAGCGCAGGATTACCTTTCGGGAGGGGATGCCATGCTCGACAAATTGCTGGAAATCATTGAATCCAACCCAATAAATTAA